The genomic window GACTGGTACCGCCAACCAGGACTATCACGCCTGGTTCGTAGGCTACACCCCACAGTTGGCCACCGCCGTGTGGCAGGGGCATCACGAAGGTTACATCTCGATGTTCAATTCGATCATCAAAGGCGTGTTCCATCGGGAGGTCTTCGGCGGCCTGTATCCCGCGATGACATTCAAGAGCTTCATGGATGCCGCGCTTGCCGACGAACCGGTCAAACCCTTCACCAAGCCAAAGACAGATCCGCGCACGCTGCGCGCTCCCCGCGACCACAAGAACGACGCCAACCAGATAGCCGAGCCCGCCGATGACGGTCAGGGCAAGGCTGTCCCTTCACTCGTCGGCATGACGAAGGATGAGGCACACGCGGCCGCTCTCGCCGCCGGCTTCGGCTACGTCACCCGTGCGGAACGGTCGGATAAGCCCGCAGGCACAGTCATTCGCCAGAATCCAGAAACGGGGACGAGCGCCAGCTCGGGTCGTATCGAGATCTGGATTTCGTCCGGCAACTAGCTGAAACCAAACAGCATCTAGGAGGCATGATGCGTAAAACTCTTGCGACCCTAGCGGCCGGCGGCGCCGTTGTCGCCGCCGGCCTCGGCTGTGCAACTTACGGCCTCATTCACGCCCACAGCTTCGTGCTGCGGCGTCGTTCATTACTCGTCCCCTCGCAGGGAGCCGAGCCGTTGCGCATCTTGCACATTTCTGACGCCCACACGCTTGCGCGCCACACGAAGCGGCTCGCCTTTCTTCGCGACCTGGCTGACACGATGCCCGATCTCGTGATCATAACCGGCGACATGATCGCTGAAGCCAAAGCCATCGGCCCTGTACTCGATGCGCTCGATAAGCTCCTCGACGTCCCCGGCGTGTTCGTGTTCGGATCGAATGATTACGTGGAGCCCACGTTCAAAAACCCGTTCTCCTATCTGGCTGGCCCGTCCAATCGCGCTGCTTCGCATAGTGCCACTCGCAGGCCCCTTCCGTGGCGTGACATGCGCGCCGCATTCATGGAGCGCGGTTGGGTAGATTTGACGAACACTCGTGCATCGCTATCGGTGGGCGGTTGGGATCTGGACTTCGTCGGCGTCGACGACCCTCACATGCACCTCGACCGCTTCCCCAAACCCGTTCCGGCTGCCCCCGAAAGTGGGCCGAGGATGCGGATTGGCGTGTCGCATGCGCCTTACCAGCACGTGCTCAACCACATGGTTAGCGACGGTTGTTCGCTTATCTTTGCAGGTCACACGCATGGAGGGCAGGTGTGTCTGCCTCCGAATCGCGCACTCGTCTCCAATTGTGATCTGGATGCGTCCCTCGCTTCCGGTCTGTTTGATTGGCCGCGAACCCCGGATTCCGAACCGGCGATGAAGGGCGACGGCGCCGCGATCGCCAAAGAGGAAGCTGGCGCGGCCTGGGTTCAGGTATCTGCCGGGGTTGGATCGGCCACTTACATGCCGCTGCGCACATTCTGCCCGCCGGAGGCGATTTTGCTCGACGTCGTGCCGATGCGGAGTTAACGCAAAAGTCCCATAGTTTCCGTGCCAGTTGGTGAACTGGCTGCTTACTATCTCGTGTGAAATCGGGCGCAGTGGCCTGCATGATTTCAGATTCGGGCGCGTAGCGACTACTATTTATTCAGTCGAAAGACGCCGGGGTGTGGCGCAGCTTGGTAGCGCGCTTCGTTCGGGACGAAGAGGCCGTGGGTTCAAATCCCGCCACCCCGACCATGTGATGTCCTGCGACACAGTTCCTGTGTTGCGGGGCATTTTCGGCTTTCAGCGAGCTATATCTGTTTCTGACGCGCAGCGTCGGCGTCGCGCTCTTCTCGGTACTCTCCGACGTTCGTCGTCACCTCTACCACTGTTTTGAGTACGCCCAACCGTAGTTAGGTGACGAGAAAGCCGGGAGGCTCGCCAGGAGGTTCGGCCAGGAGGCTCGGCGGGTCACCTGCCAGTACAGCGACTCCGCCCACGCGGTAGCCTAGAGGCAACGAGCAAAGGAGTTACCGTGCTGGAGCATGCGATTTGGTGGCAGGTCTATCCTCTTGGCGCGTTCGGCGCTCCGATCCGGGAGGATTGGCTAGACGACGGCGTCGAGCACCGGCTGCGCAAGATCGGGCCGTGGCTGGATTATGTCCGCGACCTCGGCTGTAACGGCATCCTTTTCGGCCCGCTGTTCGAATCGACCACCCACGGCTACGACACCACAAACCACCTGCGCATTGATCCGAGCCTTGGCACGAACGAGGACTTCGATTGGCTGGTAGCTGAGTGCCACAGCCGCGGTATCCACATCATCCTCGATGGTGTCTTCAATCATGTAGGCGTGCGCCACCCGCTCACGGAGGCGGCGCTGCGTGGGGAGCCTTCGCCGGTGCTCATCGCCGCAGACGGTTATCCGCAGCATTGGGAGGGCCACCTGGATC from Trueperella pyogenes includes these protein-coding regions:
- a CDS encoding metallophosphoesterase; the encoded protein is MMRKTLATLAAGGAVVAAGLGCATYGLIHAHSFVLRRRSLLVPSQGAEPLRILHISDAHTLARHTKRLAFLRDLADTMPDLVIITGDMIAEAKAIGPVLDALDKLLDVPGVFVFGSNDYVEPTFKNPFSYLAGPSNRAASHSATRRPLPWRDMRAAFMERGWVDLTNTRASLSVGGWDLDFVGVDDPHMHLDRFPKPVPAAPESGPRMRIGVSHAPYQHVLNHMVSDGCSLIFAGHTHGGQVCLPPNRALVSNCDLDASLASGLFDWPRTPDSEPAMKGDGAAIAKEEAGAAWVQVSAGVGSATYMPLRTFCPPEAILLDVVPMRS